The Cryptococcus depauperatus CBS 7841 chromosome 3, complete sequence nucleotide sequence ACAATGATGCGTCAATGGCGTATTATTCTCCTGCCCCGATAGGGTGCAACCTGATGgaaggttttgaaagaagaatagaAAGAGAGGACGAGGACGAACATCTCGATGGCCTTGTGGAGAGCTTGGAAGTAATGGGACGTAGAGCAGAGAAAGGCGAGCGGGGAGGCGGGATCATCACTTGGAGAGGAATGCTTACTCGGTAGCTCCTACTGTCCATTTCAAGAGCAGTGACGGACTGACTGATTCAAAATTGAAGGCTGCTTATATCTCCTTACGAGAGAGATGGGTGGGAAATGACAGCTCTGGCACTAGACGGATCAGTGTACTTGGAATTATGGGATCCACCCGAGATTAAGGCGAAAAGGTAAGCTTATGCTAGATGTTACCAAAGCAGGAAGCTCAGCCAGGTCAAGAAAAGCGGATCAGGCAGCTTGGGAAGACCAGGCATATATGGGATACTCTTACGAGTCTTTCTCCACTATACCCGTTGAAGGGCGGCCCGAAGATGGACCAGAAGGCTGGGGTGGTGATGTGAATACTAATGTTCAGGTAAGGTCGTACTCATTTTCGCATGGATCAGCTGATAAAACTAGTGGGCTATGTGAGCTTGACCCTTGAAGATTCGAGGGAGAGACATTCTGATATTGACAATCAGTGTTGTGCGTTCAGCTATAGGTAATATACCGCTCTGCATGGCTGGAGAGGTTGATTGTGTCAAAGGTGAGAGGCTATCTTTTAAACCGATAATGAACACAAGTTTTCTGATGGCTCAACTCACAAAGCTATGCCTGGAGTGCCCAATCCTGGGCTGTCGTCATGTATAGAGCTTAAAACCAACAAGGTCATCACAAATGCAAAATCTGACCTAATTTTCCATaaaaagttgttgaaaCATTGGGCGCAGAGCTGGCTTTTAGGCATTCCAGTATGTTATCTTCCTATTCAGAATTCTCTGTTAATCGTCCTATCGTAGGAAGTGGTAGTAGGCTTCCGAACCGATGCAGGCACACTCGC carries:
- a CDS encoding decapping nuclease RAI1, whose protein sequence is MPNSIHFSIPKSFSSSIVPAYRLPHLIHTYSHLPSRAITHNDASMAYYSPAPIGCNLMEGFERRIEREDEDEHLDGLVESLEVMGRRAEKGERGGGIITWRGMLTRLLISPYERDGWEMTALALDGSVYLELWDPPEIKAKRKADQAAWEDQAYMGYSYESFSTIPVEGRPEDGPEGWGGDVNTNVQVRSVVRSAIGNIPLCMAGEVDCVKAMPGVPNPGLSSCIELKTNKVITNAKSDLIFHKKLLKHWAQSWLLGIPEVVVGFRTDAGTLASQETFETAKIPHLVAYQRPVPWSPNPCLHTLYSICSLLVAHVLPTDPLVTYPHIRGNPARVEATGSVLPPAVVWRLKFDPLTGFDLWVSGEVGVVDGRWGGVLKEEYVKWRMDLH